A portion of the Podospora pseudoanserina strain CBS 124.78 chromosome 2, whole genome shotgun sequence genome contains these proteins:
- a CDS encoding hypothetical protein (EggNog:ENOG503Q399; COG:O): protein MDTAQNTVVDDHPVARKRSLSEVEPSSPAGEEDVASTRKRTRTVELDEKDEGEITDSKSGSSPAPESFTPVQPFAKAHHGWNAGVNGGLRISFPSLRKPPQTNAEGDQVPEAPEAESGQPSEEKPQVQDQPDTAVELEARPSIEGLITPDGYPSQPKSSRRRSWDARFKHWCIELMRLNKDHEGVQDPEVLREAWSNWLQNRKKQDPLAQTAALRAAQSFEFTPEALTEMASTALAPENEPASPAEQQSDRSTDKATSDTGKSENSNKPLTTWEAGGMIQPIRPNQSALPLDAKDDQAWEHIFTIWCQDLAEINSKKIKTKEPRDFSRILTAYNQWIGTIDGLPKIRATAARRNASNYLAKNKGRVASLLSGRPLDDDQETEEEEPKEKEAGEEPVPETVVAEETLPLAAPVTDGNEEVKFIPLTEGEMAYRDRYFPGLAPDAVFCVMCASSEHNSAECPEMACKFCHKDHPCWTCPARQRCSKCKQLGHSVAECKERLILAQDEMDCALCGSRDHIEYSCVDLTRSFRPNPSNTPKVQSLPVFCYRCGAEGHYGGDCGLSALEKKGSSFNPFTKANASQYVDPNSSETALAYRGGHRSAADYRSGGRPDLGKSIVPRQHIQFESDDDDDDEFIQPIVQKPARSGHINFSGYSGNGSQNQEKPSARYPSSLPPKPPAVSVQPLPRGPPPPLPLGNNSFGRKHGGGGSRGGGRSGGGGRSRGRY from the coding sequence ATGGATACAGCGCAAAATACTGTGGTGGACGACCACCCAGTTGCCAGGAAAAGATCTCTTTCAGAGGTGGAACCTTCCAGTCCagcaggcgaggaggatgtggccTCAACCAGGAAACGCACAAGGACTGTCGAGCTTGATgagaaggatgagggggagatCACAGATTCCAAGTCTGGCTCGTCGCCGGCACCGGAGAGCTTCACGCCAGTCCAGCCCTTCGCCAAAGCTCATCATGGCTGGAATGCTGGTGTCAATGGCGGGTTGAGGATATCCTTTCCCTCGCTCAGGAAGCCACCCCAAACAAACGCTGAGGGTGATCAAGTCCCAGAGGCCCCAGAAGCGGAGTCCGGGCAGCCGTCCGAAGAAAAACCCCAGGTCCAAGATCAACCAGATACTGCCGTCGAGCTTGAGGCAAGGCCGTCTATTGAGGGTCTGATTACACCAGATGGATATCCGAGTCAGCCTAAAAGCTCTCGACGACGATCCTGGGATGCCAGGTTCAAGCATTGGTGTATTGAACTGATGAGGCTGAACAAGGACCACGAGGGAGTGCAAGACCCAGAGGTTCTGCGAGAGGCCTGGTCGAACTGGCTGCAAAATCGAAAAAAGCAAGACCCGCTGGCGCAGACGGCGGCACTACGGGCAGCTCAAAGTTTTGAATTCACTCCAGAGGCCCTCACAGAGATGGCATCGACAGCTCTTGCTCCGGAGAACGAACCAGCATCGCCTGCAGAGCAGCAGAGTGACCGCAGCACAGACAAAGCGACCAGCGATACCGGCAAATCCGaaaacagcaacaagccaCTGACAACTTGGGAGGCTGGAGGCATGATCCAACCCATTCGGCCAAACCAGTCCGCACTTCCCCTGGACGCCAAAGACGACCAAGCATGGGAACACATCTTCACCATATGGTGCCAGGACTTGGCTGAAATCAActccaagaagatcaagaccaaGGAACCGCGAGACTTCAGCAGGATCTTGACGGCTTACAATCAATGGATTGGTACGATTGATGGGCTGCCGAAAATCAGAGCCACGGCAGCCAGGCGTAATGCGAGCAATTACCTGGCGAAGAACAAGGGCAGGGTTGCCTCTCTGCTTTCTGGTCGGCCGTTAGACGACGATCAAGagacagaagaagaggagcccaaggagaaggaggccggGGAGGAACCAGTCCCAGAAACAGTGGTTGCGGAGGAAACCTTGCCTCTCGCAGCACCAGTCACCGACGGGAATGAGGAGGTCAAATTCATTCCGCTCACAGAAGGGGAAATGGCGTACCGGGACCGGTACTTTCCCGGCCTTGCTCCGGACGCTGTCTTTTGCGTCATGTGCGCTTCTTCGGAGCACAATTCGGCCGAGTGCCCCGAGATGGCCTGCAAGTTCTGCCACAAAGACCACCCTTGCTGGACTTGCCCTGCTCGACAACGCTGCTCCAAGTGCAAGCAACTTGGGCATTCTGTGGCCGAGTGCAAAGAGCGACTGATACTAGCCCAGGACGAAATGGACTGCGCCCTCTGTGGCTCGCGCGACCACATTGAGTATAGCTGCGTCGACTTGACGAGAAGCTTCCgacccaacccctccaacacccccaaagTCCAGTCCTTACCCGTCTTTTGTTACCGATGTGGTGCTGAGGGGCACTATGGTGGCGACTGCGGGCTCAGCGCGCTGGAGAAAAAGGGCAGCAGCTTCAACCCATTCACCAAGGCGAACGCAAGCCAGTACGTGGATCCAAACTCTTCAGAGACGGCCCTTGCCTACCGCGGCGGTCACCGGTCTGCAGCAGATTACAGATCAGGTGGCAGACCGGATCTTGGCAAAAGCATTGTCCCTCGCCAGCACATTCAGTTCGAgtcagacgacgacgatgatgatgagttcATACAACCCATTGTTCAAAAGCCGGCGCGGTCTGGGCACATTAACTTCTCTGGATACAGTGGGAATGGCAGTCAAAACCAGGAGAAACCCAGCGCGAGATACCCATCCAGCCTCCCTCCAAAGCCTCCGGCGGTGTCGGTGCAACCACTACCGCGTgggccccctcctccgctaCCTTTAGGGAACAATTCTTTTGGGAGAAAAcacggcggtggaggaagtAGGGGCGGGGGCAgaagtggaggtgggggtaGGAGCCGAGGTCGCTATTAA
- a CDS encoding hypothetical protein (COG:O; EggNog:ENOG5038BYG): MKASIVALGAAWVIKAAPFPVSSIPPEPLEAASADTIPPASAGPISSPLPFYQGAEGDDELADRLCKAGGSGVYCHTKTLVRPGLTVYPTRPIVIPIAHTRTVAAWQPTSGAATVSSPHPSAEPSAQPSLQISPIASLVSSLVFPRPSPEPKVEVEVKTEVKTEVKSELEIEVEEEVPTDVETDAETEAQHELQDELEVGGQQEFASDYPSVRASAAIPSVRSDPLPTPQPSPKPEASAPSAQPNPSTATEVPFPEPSPAGAEYDLGCHPNSKIPCNASKKWGHSVDEGNYNGYDGESGFRPGKSRGDLEDWESEWTDDDYFGGGGGGGAGFDFPDYSDFDDERGGKGNFPGGNLDKDNNFGGNQHDNNHGDNNHDDNNHDDKHHKHKDHKHKDHKHDKHDKHDKHDKHDKHDKHDKHKDKHHDEDKDEKSPFSGIPHLPGGNNDKHDDHKHDDHKHDNKHDHKHHDNKHHDNKHHDNKHHDNKHHKHDDHKHDDHKHDDHKHDDHKHDDHKHDNKHDNKDHNGGNPFPGFPVPGGQHGHGGQDGHGGHDGHGGGFPGGHGNGGHGFPPYGDSGFGGHDHDRFEDESGHDDFGHGHNGNNHGSDPNPLYPPPRVSPDHLPDHDGRPDTGPYGVPIPPPPPVPGFDRNGHSNGYGGQDGSGFDRGHGHSGNLGDDYHRARCPEGYSCRPVQYCDRRTPFCEIDTDRCPPFQSCQPNYPEHAHPFPPRDVNLNTTGGYRPPPPVPCEGEHCSHVPPPYVPCHGDNCPPPYVPCRGAGCLPSPPPYVPCQGDNCPPPPPVHCGNGTDCGPFIPAPPAKHCKGSNCEVNTQGPASCDDDDDDDDCWDTSDDSGSDSDGDCDSSSGSDCDADSDSDCDSGSESDHEPTKCVKPQQPQQQPQPQQPQPQQLQPQQPQQPQPPKPECEEQPECGKPQPPAQPPKAENSQPPAPQAPPYEHPNYIQPQPAPQGNASNPPPAPCCSGPKPVLVPVPAHVPEYESDSGSDSGYDCGSSSDSGSDSCSGSDSDSDNEDDYWAPPVAPHEECPEDDGGPSDCGGGNPPAPPIDDGGYVEEQSYVPPPPPVIGGPGPVIPSPLPEPAQPYEAPPAPAPAPAPAPAPAPPHEQPPATPSDSAPLPVYTAGAAVNFQASFGMAGFVAVAVAAIGQVY, from the exons ATGAAGGCCTCAATAGTGGCCCTTGGTGCCGCATGGGTTATCAAGGCTGCTCCCTTTCCGGTGTCATCTATACCACCTGAACCGCTCGAGGCAGCATCAGCCGATACCATTCCGCCGGCTTCTGCTGGCCCCatctcctctccccttcccttttaTCAGGGTGCGGAAGGAGATGACGAGCTCGCCGACAGACTGTGCAAAgccggcggcagcggtgTCTACTGCCACACCAAGACTCTCGTGAGACCAGGTCTCACAGTCTACCCAACCAGGCCCATCGTCATACCCATTGCCCACACCAGAACCGTAGCTGCGTGGCAGCCAACATCGGGAGCTGCCACAGTTTCCAGTCCTCACCCCTCGGCCGAACCATCCGCCCAGCCTTCTTTGCAAATCTCTCCCATCGCTTCTCTGGTCTCCTCGCTTGTCTTTCCCCGGCCTTCACCTGAACCGaaggtcgaggtggaagtCAAGACTGAGGTGAAAACCGAGGTCAAGAGCGAGCTCGAGATcgaagttgaggaggaggtcccGACTGATGTCGAGACTGATGCTGAGACCGAGGCCCAACATGAGCTACAGGATGAGCTAGAGGTGGGGGGGCAACAGGAGTTTGCCTCTGACTACCCCTCTGTCCGGGCCTCTGCTGCCATTCCTTCTGTCCGGTCAGACCCTTTGCCTACACCGCAGCCATCGCCCAAGCCAGAAGCCTCTGCCCCCAGTGCTCAGCCCAACCCGTCCACCGCTACAGAGGTTCCTTTCCCGGAGCCTTCTCCTGCCGGTGCGGAGTATGACCTCGGCTGCCACCCGAACAGCAAAATACCATGCAATGCCTCCAAGAAGTGGGGTCACTCTGTTGATGAAGGAAATTACAATGGCTATGATGGAGAGTCTGGCTTCAGACCCGGCAAGTCTCGGGGCGATCTTGAAGACTGGGAAAGCGAATGGACGGATGATGACTAtttcggcggcggtggcggcggtggtgcagGCTTCGACTTCCCCGATTATAGTgattttgatgatgagaggggaggaaaaggcaacTTCCCTGGCGGCAACCtggacaaggacaacaatTTTGGCGGCAACCAGCATGACAACAACCACGGTGACAACAACCATGATGACAACAACCACGATGATAAACATCACAAGCACAAGGACCACAAGCACAAGGACCACAAGCACGACAAGCATGACAAGCATGACAAGCACGACAAGCATGACAAGCACGACAAGCATGACAAGCACAAGGATAAGCATCATGATGAGGACAAAGATGAAAAGAGTCCATTCTCAGGTattcctcatcttccaggCGGCAATAACGACAAGCACGACGATCACAAGCACGATGATCACAAGCACGACAATAAGCACGACCACAAGCACCATGACAACAAGCACCATGACAACAAGCACCATGACAACAAGCACCATGATAACAAGCACCAT AAGCACGATGACCACAAGCACGATGACCACAAGCACGATGACCACAAGCACGATGACCACAAGCACGATGACCACAAGCATGACAACAAGCACGACAACAAAGACCATAATGGTGGGAATCCTTTCCCCGGATTCCCTGTTCCTGGTGGTCAGCACGGTCATGGTGGACAAGACGGTCATGGCGGACACGATGGACATGGTGGAGGATTCCCCGGAGGTCACGGCAACGGCGGTCATGGCTTCCCCCCCTATGGTGACAGTGGTTTTGGAGGTCATGATCATGACCGTTTTGAGGACGAGTCTGGACATGATGACTTCGGCCATGGCCACAATGGCAACAACCATGGCAGcgaccccaaccctctctaccctcctcctcgggtgTCTCCCGATCATCTACCAGATCATGACGGCCGCCCTGACACCGGACCATACGGCGTTCCGatccctccaccgcctcctgtGCCTGGCTTCGACAGAAACGGACATAGTAACGGGTATGGTGGCCAAGACGGATCTGGGTTTGATCGCGGTCACGGCCACAGCGGCAatcttggtgatgattaTCACAGAGCTCGATGCCCTGAAGGCTATTCTTGCCGCCCTGTTCAATACTGCGACCGAAGGACTCCATTCTGTGAAATTGATACTGACCGCTGCCCTCCGTTCCAATCTTGCCAACCCAACTACCCCGAACACGCCCATCCATTCCCCCCGCGGGAcgtcaacctcaacaccacaggCGGTTACCGGCCCCCGCCTCCTGTTCCCTGCGAGGGCGAACACTGCAGCCATGTACCGCCGCCGTATGTGCCTTGCCATGGGGACAattgccctcctccctatGTTCCTTGCAGAGGAGCTGGTTgccttccatctcctccgccttaCGTGCCTTGTCAGGGCGACAactgccctcctccgccgccagtTCACTGCGGTAATGGGACAGACTGCGGGCCGTTCATTCCTGCCCCTCCTGCTAAGCACTGCAAGGGAAGCAACTGTGAGGTGAATACCCAGGGGCCCGCTAGCtgcgatgacgatgacgatgacgatgactGCTGGGACACCTCGGACGACTCGGGCAGTGACAGTGACGGTGACTGCGATTCCAG CTCTGGGTCTGACTGCGATGCAGATTCGGATTCAGACTGCGACTCCGGAAGCGAATCCGACCACGAGCCCACCAAGTGTGTGaagcctcaa cagcctcaacagcagccccaacctcagcagccccaacctcagcagctccaacctcagcaacctcagcaacctcagcctcccaAACCCGAGTGCGAAGAGCAGCCCGAGTGCGGGAAGCCGCAACCTCCGGCCCAACCTCCCAAGGCAGAGAATTCCCAACCTCCAGCACCCCAGGCTCCTCCTTATGAGCACCCCAACTATATTCAGCCTCAACCTGCTCCTCAAGGGAATGCTTCCAATCCGCCACCGGCCCCTTGCTGCTCGGGCCCCAAGCCGGTTCTGGTCCCAGTCCCAGCACATGTTCCGGAGTATGAGTCTGACTCTGGCTCTGACTCTGGCTATGACTGTGGCTCTTCCTCCGACTCTGGCTCCGACTCTTGCTCCGGCTCCGACTCTGACTCGGATAATGAGGATGACTATTGGGCTCCCCCAGTTGCTCCGCACGAAGAGTGCCCCGAGGACGACGGTGGTCCGAGTGATTGCGGCGGTGGCAacccccctgcccctcccattgatgatggaggcTATGTTGAAGAGCAAAGCTACgtcccgcctcctccaccggtCATCGGCGGCCCCGGCCCTGTGatcccctctcctctgccCGAGCCGGCCCAGCCTTACGAGgcccctcctgctcctgctcctgctcctgctcctgctcctgctcctgctcctccccatGAGCAACCCCCCGCGACACCATCCGATTCCGCCCCGCTACCAGTCTATACTGCAGGAGCGGCGGTCAATTTCCAGGCCAGCTTCGGCATGGCTGGGTTCGTGGCTGTTGCCGTGGCAGCAATCGGGCAGGTTTACTAG
- a CDS encoding hypothetical protein (EggNog:ENOG503NYV5), whose translation MASSTQLFYRLWQEETVRERFFELLSKQDLCAVRVANSACCNLVTRRLFVRINLTFTSNTFTNPHRIQALSRIGHHIEHLSFTFPHSNVTFLPPLIHPQTGQEILFLYNPHTSMASALTRPKYGNSELGDILTQQYPPLFHAASNVPSFINAMKHMTNMRHLTIRTPGQEPSERYRRDIVDYALISLRISVERAPLTKLTKLSLSGVHPSSFNYLRHKPGFGALPSAALRWRQIKKLYISVESWDFYGPAPGLDHLKIIDDYIREFAPQLEKFSFTWLGRKGPCPIALSGDPLFAAPRHSKKLFNEVTSPMSPLPPKPLRHPLVMPKLRCMAVKNATMNAQQVKGLVADHRGTVREFDFDNVALIRGSWDDALGPLVDKEEGGSPDSWSRKSFASAGSNTRPGTSRTNTSAGSAVANSSEDEAVTPSSAAAEASRELFEVDLEGMVFGGVNDVDNFEAGVEEWARGVTAAAASSSASNDRLDDYDDVASDIEAAKQASEGFSTTLRKRRLRKKRRHHDHDEEDERKSQKSTEKEKEKSTRHFPGLGKSSSKLTLKHSRSRSDETASTTPKETKDRERSESRPRLQRRRRHHRHHSSDDALPALPTMPSMPEVVGSDDESYFNSQHPYYTSPGPSTPPPLTRSNSLSSSHSVSPAPSPSPTGNNRGSSRIEISVPLLNPDPFPVLLQPTVYDPSAKTGPFVCSVVGEEDNGLYEDDGLSPAQRLIEADMLAEAQEREARSSALKRAREAVMTKLSREFSRKANANSEKNKGSAAVQQVAGIMSLTDLPLHPLHTGGNANSHNMGGGNNSIGCRIREGLFGKSMANVAECRSDQQRVTMESNGSVLVPLIFARS comes from the coding sequence ATGGCGTCAAGTACACAATTATTCTACCGCCTTtggcaggaggagacggtgCGCGAGAGATTCTTCGAGCTCTTGTCCAAACAGGACCTCTGTGCCGTGAGAGTGGCCAATTCGGCCTGCTGCAATCTGGTCACCAGGCGGCTGTTTGTCCGCATCAACTTGACCTTCACATCAAACACCTTCACCAATCCTCACCGCATTCAGGCATTGTCAAGGATTGGCCACCACATCGAGCACCTCAGCTTCACCTTTCCCCATTCCAATGTCACTTTTCTACCCCCTCTCATTCACCCACAGACAGGCCAGGAGATCCTGTTTCTGTACAACCCCCACACGTCCATGGCTTCGGCGCTCACAAGGCCAAAGTATGGCAATTCGGAGCTCGGCGACATCCTCACGCAGCAGTACCCGCCTCTTTTCCATGCGGCCAGCAATGTTCCCTCCTTCATCAACGCCATGAAGCACATGACCAACATGCGCCACCTCACCATCAGAACTCCCGGCCAGGAGCCCAGTGAGCGTTACCGGAGGGACATTGTTGATTACGCCCTCATCAGCCTCCGCATCTCGGTCGAGCGCGCGCCtctcaccaagctcaccaagcTTTCGCTCTCTGGTGTTCACCCTTCCTCCTTCAACTACCTCCGTCACAAGCCGGGCTTCGGCGCTCTCCCCTCGGCGGCCCTCCGATGGCGCCAAATCAAGAAGCTGTACATTTCTGTTGAGAGCTGGGACTTTTATGGCCCTGCCCCCGGTCTCGACCACCTCAAGATTATTGACGACTACATCCGGGAGTTCGCCCCTCAGCTGGAAAAGTTTTCATTCACTTGGCTTGGGAGGAAGGGACCCTGCCCCATTGCCCTCTCTGGCGACCCCCTTTTCGCCGCCCCAAGACACTCCAAGAAGCTGTTTAACGAGGTCACTTCCCCCATGTCTCCTCTTCCGCCCAAACCACTTAGACACCCGCTCGTGATGCCCAAGTTGAGGTGCATGGCGGTCAAAAATGCGACGATGAATGCGCAGCAGGTGAAGGGACTCGTCGCCGACCATCGGGGCACTGTCAGGGAATTTGACTTTGACAATGTGGCACTCATCAGAGGCAGTTGGGATGATGCGCTGGGCCCATTGGTGGACAAAGAAGAGGGCGGCAGTCCTGACAGCTGGTCAAGAAAATCATTCGCTTCCGCAGGCTCAAACACAAGACCCGGGACATCCAGGACAAATACCTCGGCAGGGTCTGCGGTGGCAAACTCGTCGGAGGACGAAGCTGTCACACCGTCGTCGGCTGCGGCCGAGGCAAGCAGGGAGTTGTTCGAGGTCGACCTTGAGGGAATGGTCTTTGGCGGTGTCAACGACGTCGACAACTTCGAGGccggggtggaggagtgggCTAGGGGTGTtactgctgccgctgcttcTTCGTCTGCCAGCAACGACCGCTTGGATGACTATGATGACGTCGCCTCTGACATTGAGGCCGCCAAGCAGGCGAGCGAAGGGTTCAGCACGACGCttaggaagaggaggttgagaaagaagaggaggcacCATGACcacgatgaagaagacgagcGCAAGAGCCAGAAGAGcaccgaaaaagaaaaggaaaagagcaCTCGCCACTTTCCCGGCCTcggcaagagcagcagcaagcttACGCTCAAACACTCGCGCAGCCGCAGCGACGAGAcggcttccaccacccccaaagaaACCAAAGACCGTGAACGCTCTGAATCCCGTCCTCGTCTCCaacgtcgccgccgccaccatcgccaccactCCTCGGATGATGCTCTCCCAGCTCTCCCTACAATGCCGTCCATGCCGGAGGTGGTTGGCTCTGACGACGAGTCCTACTTCAACTCGCAGCACCCTTACTATACCTCCCCTGGTCCATCCACgccaccccccctcacccgGTCTAACTCTCTGTCTTCCTCCCATTCTGTCTCCCCggccccttccccatcccctaCCGGAAACAACAGGGGCAGCTCCAGAATCGAGATCTCAgtccctctcctcaacccggaccccttccccgtcctcctccagccaacAGTTTACGACCCCTCGGCCAAGACCGGGCCGTTTGTGTGCTCCGTCGTCGGAGAGGAAGACAATGGGCTTTATGAAGACGACGGTCTGAGCCCAGCACAGAGACTGATCGAGGCGGACATGCTTGCCGAAGCGCAAGAGCGTGAGGCCAGGTCGTCTGCGCTCAAGAGAGCAAGGGAGGCAGTCATGACGAAGCTCTCGAGAGAGTTTTCGAGAAAGGCCAACGCGAACAGTGAAAAGAACAAGGggtcggcggcggtgcaGCAGGTCGCTGGGATAATGAGCCTTACCGATTTGCCTTTGCACCCTTTACATACCGGAGGCAATGCTAACAGCCACAATATGGGCGGAGGCAATAACAGTATCGGATGCAGGATCCGGGAAGGGCTGTTTGGAAAGAGCATGGCGAATGTGGCCGAGTGCAGGTCGGATCAGCAGAGGGTGACCATGGAGAGTAACGGCAGCGTGTTGGTGCCGCTTATTTTTGCCAGGTCTTGA
- the ORM1 gene encoding sphingolipid homeostasis protein orm1 (BUSCO:EOG09264F60; COG:S; EggNog:ENOG503NW7W): MADKAGRRRRSSSILQVYHEPPEPIEQLSDQSALPNLNANWVNAKGAWTIHFVLIFGLKIFYDSLPGVSQETSWTLTNITYMFGSYIMFHYVRGVPFEFNGGAYDNLNMWEQIDDGAQYTPAKKFLLSVPIVLFLLSTHYTHYDLAYFTINFLAVLGVVIPKLPVSHRMRVGLFSGVPED; encoded by the exons ATGGCAGACAAGGCCGgccgaagaaggaggtcTAGTAGTATCCTCCAGGTCTACCATGAGCCACCAGAGCCCATTGAGCAGCTGAGCGACCAGTCTGCCCTGCCGAACCTGAACGCCAACTGGGTCAATGCTAAAG GTGCATGGACAATTCACTTTGTCTTGATCTTTGGCCTCAAGATCTTCTACGACAGTCTCCCCGGCGTTTCACAGGAGACATCATGGACGTTGACCAACATCACGTACATGTTTGGCTCCTACATTATGTTCCACTACGTCCGCGGCGTGCCATTCGAGTTCAACGGCGGAGCGTACGACAACCTGAACATGTGGGAGCAAATTGATGATGGAGCCCAGTACACGCCCGCCAAGAAATTTCTCCTGAGCGTCCCCATTGTGCTCTTCCTCCTGAGTACGCACTATACGCACTACGATTTGGCCTATTTTACAATCAACTTTCTCGCTGTTCTGGGAGTCGTAATTCCAAAACTGCCCGTC AGTCACCGCATGCGCGTTGGACTGTTTTCGGGAGTGCCTGAAGATTAG